TTATACCCTCCTCCCCCAAGTGATATCGAAGTGTAAAATACCTTCTTAAAGATGACATAGACAATAGTACAGAGGAAATTAgaggaaattattttaattttttaaagttcttCCATGTGGTACTTGACTCTGGATgattttgttattgtttttatgatttatttctAGTCCTCATCACAATTTCTGAAGGCATTTGCAAGTGGATACTTGGAAGGCATTGTTGAAGGGTTTCTATTTCATtaggaagataaaaaaaatgttgaaacaCCTATGCTggtatcattgttattatttttcattaaatgttATTCTTAACATTTGGAAGCAAAGATGAGAAGGCTGGCCACCAAAGTGTAGCTCAACGGTAGTGTCTTTTGGCAATGAACCAGAGGTTTTGAGTTCAAGTCTCTATGGTGTTCAAGTGGTCTCCTGGTATTCAGGTGGTGTAGGATAGAGGGGTGGACCCATATCATCTGAGGTTTTGGGGTGGATTctctgaaaattaaaataaagaatgcTGACTGTCATGGATCTCCTTCATCTGGGATGTTCCAAAATGACCATCATTTTTGGGAGTTGCTTTGTTGAATGGTTAATGGTCTCATAACTATTTAACACGtgacttgaaatttttttagagttATTGTTACTCAAGTTTCTTGACATCTTAGTAAAAATTGCTCAGACATCCTTCCACTTTGTCATTGGAAGATGGTTTTGCACAAAAACTGAATTAATTTGTGATTGCAGATAAACCTGAGCAATTGTACTGTATCAAATATGGGGTTATGCATGGTGATGGGGAACCTGACTCGCCTGCAGGATGCAAAACTGGTGCACCTCAGCAATGTGACAGTGGACGGGTTTGAGCTTGCACTTAGGGCCTCTTGCATTCGATTGAAAAAGGTTAAGTTACTCGCCTCTCTCAGTTCTTTGTTTTCCTCAGACTTACTTCAAACCCTGAGGGAGAGAGGCTGTCAAATTAGATGGATAGGATCTACGCATATGTATACGCACGAATAAAGCTCCAATCATCAGGGATGCCATGATGTAGATGGAGGCAACAATGGTTCTTTCATGGAAGCATGATTACTTGTTTGGGAGAACGGAAATGGAAATCGCAACGCAACCTGGAAAACTCTGTGAAACTTGATGTAGTAACAGTATGTATATGCTTGGGAAACATGATGAAAATGTTTGTCTTTGCAGAAAACATTTTAAAGCAAAGCATCATATTTTATCAAGCCGAAGCACCCATTGTCAGTGGGATTTTATAGCACTTTCAGAGAAATTTCAATTGAGCTGTGGAGCAagaactttatttaaaaaataaagaaatgaaatttgcaGGTGTTatatcctatatatatatatttagttggATGGAGTGTGAACATTGGGGTTTGTCTGAAGTAACACCAGATGGTATAATGCAGGCATATAAAGATCAGTGATTTTCATCTTTTGATttaatgcttttcttttttcctttctcctgATTTGCCATTTATGGTTGGTCAAAGGCCAACGTAGAACATTTAAGTTGAGAATTGAGGTTGAAGGGTTGACATCAGCAGGTACACATCATAAGGCATGTGGTCCTTGGATGAGTTGGTGACACACATCCTGGAACTAGGTTCTTTGAGTCTGTAAGTTAAGAAGAATCAATCTGGTTTCACATGGGAATAGGCTTTTGGGATGTCATACTTTGAAATGTTCAATGTCTAATAGTAAAAGTTGAAAGAACACTGATCATTATATTTTACTGGAAGTTTTAGTTGCCGGGGAAGAATATCTTAGACAGTGTTTCTTTTTGAAGAGCTTTTAGTAGAAGCGTTTTTTTTAGAAACGTTTTTTATAAGAATCACctatcaaatgattttttaattttttaaaagtgttttctaaattttgttaaatactttatttttctttaaaaatattttttagggttgaattgttttttaaaaatattgtcaaatggACTCTTAAACCGTTGAGTCGATGATTAATTAATCCTAAAGATTAGGTATATTTTCATGCTAATGAGATGGAACTGTTGTGAGGAAGTTAAAGTCGATTCATTCAAAAATTGGAAGGAAAGCTGGAAAGGTAATTTCTTTTGTCTGGCAGTTTGGTTGGAATGAAagatgcaaagaggaaaatgtaaTGGCAAGTTAAGAACTTGGGATAAAGCCTGTACATCCTGTATACTCACTTTCTATGGGAGAAAGTGATGAAGGTTGAGAAAGAAGATTGAAAATCTTATGGGGTCTAAACTGGCattctatctttttcttttcccattttaGGGTTCCTGAGAATCAAAGTCTTGTGGTAGATGAAAAGGCCTGAAGGAAAGGTAAAAGTTGGATACATTACTTCCATGGGCAATGAAACTCCaccttttcttttgtgttttctcACTTTGAAATTTGAGTTCAGAGGCTGAAAAAATCTGATGCTTATTATGTAAATTCTTCATTATATAATTGTAGATTAATTAAGACTAAACTATTTGCATTTGATCGAATTTATGGGTAAAGTTTTGCTTAATATTTTTGACACGTACAAACAAGCATCTAGCCACCAACCCAAGTCACAATTAAGAATCAATCTTAACCTCCTCCAAACCAACCCAACAAACACTTAGATCACCCTGATTGAATACTGCATAAGATGGCTGTGTTGCAGACTGATTGGTCTCGGTCTCGGTCTTGGTGGAGTACAATTAGGGAATCCCTCAAAAGTTTGGAGAAGAAGCAGAGCAGAAAGGAATATGAAACCAAGCTCCCAAGGAAGCATAACTTGAGCTTTGCTGTGGGTAAAAGTATTTCTTTCAGGACAAACAATCCTTCCATCTGTACATGTCAAAgagtttttctctttaaaaaggCTCCCCGAAAATCTCTTCCTTTCTAGTTGTCTATCATATTTCATAGCTAAGCAATGGCCTTCGCCTATTCAGCcaatttctttcttattctaATCCTTTTACCTTCCCTTGAAGCCCTCTCCCATGGAACCTCCTTCAATGCCCAAAACCAAACCCTTGAACCTCTCCCCCATGCCTCCTCCTTCAATGCCCAAAACCAAACCCTTGAACCTCTCCCCCATGCCTCCTCCTCCAAAGACCAAAACCAGACCCTTCAAGCCCTGATCATACAAGCTTGCGCCAAAGTGGAGAATTACAGTTCATGTGTCTCCAGCATCCACAATGAGCTTGAAAGTATGGGGCCTCGCAGCCCCAGTTCCATCCTGACTGCCGCCCTCAAGACCACCCTCAATGAAGCCCGAATCGCCGTTCAAATGGTTACCAGGTTCAATGCTTTGTCAAGTAGTTATCGTGAACAAATAGCCATTGAAGACTGCAAGGAACTGCTTGATTTTTCAGTCTCAGAGCTGGCCTGGTCCTTGCTGGAGATGAAGAGTATTCGAGCTGGTTCGACGAATGTTCAATCTGAAGGAAACCTGAAGGCATGGTTGAGTGCTGCGCTGAGTAACCAAGACACATGCCTGGAAGGCTTTGAGGGCACGGACCGACGAATCGAGAGCTTCATCAGAGGAAGCCTGAAGCAAGTCACACAGCTCATCAGTAATGTTCTAGCCATGTATGTTCAACTCCATAGCTTGCCCTTTAAACCTCCCCGAAATAGTACCGAAAAAAGCCCAAGTCAGGACTTCCCAAAATGGATGACGGACGGGGATAAAGACCTTCTTCTTGCCCATCCAAACCAAATGGGGGTAGACACCACTGTATCGCTGGATGGCAGCGGTCATTACCGATCAATCGCGCAGGCCATTTATGAAGCTCCAAGCTATAGCAACAGGAGGTATATCATATACGTGAAGAAGGGAGTTTACAGGGAGAACATagatatgaagaagaaaaagaccaAGATCATGATTGTTGGGGATGGAATTGGAGCCACTGTGGTCACCGGAAACCGAAATTTCATGCAAGGATGGACCACTTTCAGAACTGCCACTGTTGGTGAGTCTGCTAAACTGCTATTTTATCAGTTTTCCTTTCATTGCATGCATATCCCAATTCTAAATTTTCTTCTTGCAGCTGTGTCTGGGAAGGGATTCATAGCTAGAGACATAACCTTTAGGAACACGGCCGGACCAAAGAACTTTCAGGGTGTTGCGCTGCGCGTAGATTCTGATCAGTCCGCGTTCTACCGCTGCAGCATGGAGGGTTACCAGGACACCCTTTACGCCCACTCCCTCCGCCAATTCTACCGTGAATGTGACATCCATGGCACCATAGACTTCATATTTGGGAATGGTGCAGCAGTCCTCCAGAACTGCAAGATCTTCACCCGAAAACCATTGCCCCTACAGAAGGTCACAATCACCGCACAAGGCCGGAAAAGCCCGGACCAGAGCACTGGATTCTCCATCCAAGACAGCTATGTCTATGCCACTCAACCAACTTACCTGGGGAGGCCATGGAAGCAGTATTCAAGGACTGTTTTCTTGAATACTTACATGAGCAGCCTGGTCCAGCCCAGAGGATGGCTAGAATGGAATGGGAACTTTGCTTTAGGCACATTGTACTATGGTGAGTATAGGAATTATGGCCCCGGTGCACTGTTGTCTGGCCGCGTCCAATGGCCAGGTTATCATAAAATTCAGGATGCTTCGGTGGCTAACTTCTTCACTGTTGGGCGGTTCATTGATGGGCTTTCATGGCTGCCATCCACTGGCGTCAGATTCTCAGCAGGTTTGAAGAATTAAGTCATGTATGAACCCTGTAATTTTTCAACATTTGTGatcatatatatttgtattgtTTCAGAGGTACACATTTTGTGGAGGGTGAAGTGTCTATTTTTCTAAGGATTTCTGTGGAACAACTGAGTGCAAGAACTTCTATTTGTATTGGAATTGCTTTGTAGCGTGTTAGTACATATCCttctaataattaatattacaaGAATACAAACAGTTATCATCTTCAACACCAATACGTTCATTTTATCTTAACTATGTCCCATCAGTGATCAATGTAATTAGTACCGAATTAGTTCAAAATTACAGGCTTCAATGGCATTAAATGATAACAAACAAGACTCTATCTCAAAGGCCTAAATCGAGTAAATTAAGGGCTAAAATTTAGGTAGTCTTTGGAATGAGAAGCATGTGCTATGTTTGGAGTAACTTAACCAACCTTCAATATTTTTGTGGAGACACTCTTTTCCCTCCAAGCCTCTTGTTTGATAACTGAAATAACCAACTCCATCTTCTCCTACCTTccttcttataaataaattccCTATAAAAATTAGAGACTTACACTCCGCATTGGGGTGGCAAACTAGCAAAGAAGATAGAAGAGGTTTTGCTTTGCAGTTCTGCAGACCCTCTTCTGATTGTATTTGAGCTGTTGAGCAGCTCTTTTGCCTCAAAGgggaatttttgaagaattagagaATAAGATCAGGGAggtttttcttgttctttttgcTCCCTTGGGGTGTTGAAAGAGTTGCTGGGTTATTGAATATGGCTCAAAACTATTACAATAATGATAGAggtaagaagaagaaattggCCATTATTGGCTTTTCATCGATATTCCTGGTGGCCATGGTGATTGCCGTGATTGCTAGTGTTAACTCTAGCTCCAATGATTCCGGAAATGCCCAAAAACAAGAGATTTCTTCTTCAATGAAAGCTATCCAGGCCATTTGCCAACCCACTGATTATAAGGACGCTTGTGTAAACAGCCTCACGTCCAAGGCAGGCAATACAACTGACCCGAAAGACCTTGTTCAGGCAGCTTTTGCATCTGCCATGGAACAACTTTCTGCGGCTGCTAAGAACTCAACTCTCTTACAGGAGCTCAACAAGGACCCAAGAGCATCACAGGCCCTCCAGAACTGTGAGGACCTGGTGAATTACGCCATTGATGACCTCAAGAAATCATTTAACCAAGTGGGTGACTTTGATTACAGCAAGATGGATAATATAATTGCTGATATAAAGATTTGGCTCAGCGCTGTCATCACGTACCAAGAGACTTGCTTGGATGGCTTTGAAAACACAACAGGAGATGCTGGAGAGAAAATGAGGCAGATCTTGAAGACCTCCATGGAGCTGAGCAGCAATGGCCTGGCCATTGTCGGCGAAGTCTCCTCCATCCTTTCCAACTTACAGCTCGCTAACCTCAACCGACGCCTCCTTTCTGATGACCCTGCAGATCCTGATAATCACATAGATGATGAGTTCCCCTACTGGAGCCATTCTGAAGGCCGAAAACTCCTTCAAGCTAACGTTTCCGAGCTCAAACCTAACCTGACTGTGGCCAAGGATGGGAGCGGGGATTTCAAGACTATTAACGAAGCCATTCGGCAGCTTCCCAAGTTCAGCAACCAAACCTTCATATTGTACATCAAGAAAGGAATTTACGAAGAACAAGTGCAGATAAATAAGACCTTCACCAATCTAATGATGGTGGGCGATGGCCCAACTAAGACCAAGATCACCGGAAGCTTAAACTTCGTTGATGGAACACCCACCTTCAAAACCGCCACTGTTGGTATGCCCTCCTAGCATAAGTCTGtctgataaatatatatatatacattcttGGCCTGTTGGACTGTTACCTTACCTGACTCTATGAATTTGATGCAGCTGTGCTCGGAGATGGTTTCATCGCTAAGGGTATCGGTTTTGAGAATTCTGCAGGCGCAGCAAAGCATCAAGCTGTAGCGTTGCGGGTTCAATCTGATAGGTCAATCTTCTACAACTGTCAAATGGACGGCTACCAAGACACGCTCTACACGCACACCAAGCGCCAGTTCTACCGAGACTGCACCATCTCAGGCACTATCGATTTCATATTCGGTGATGCAGCTGTGATATTCCAAAACTGCACGTTCGTCGTAAGGAAGCCACTGGACAATCAGCAATGTATAGTAACCGCACAGGGAAGGAAGGAGAGGCGCCAGCCATCCGCCATTATCATCCAGAACTCGACCTTCACTGCAGACCCTCAGTACTATCCATACAGAAATGAACTCAAGTCATACCTTGGGAGGCCATGGAAGGAGTTCTCAAGGACTATTATCATGGAATCTTACATAGAAGATTTGATTCAGCCTTCTGGGTGGTTGCCATGGGCGGGGGATTTCGCTTTGAGGACATGCTTCTACACAGAGTTCAGAAATAGAGGCCCTGGTGCAAAGACACACGACCGGGTGAAATGGAGAGGAATCAAGACGATCAAACCATCCCACGCTATAGACTTTGCCCCGGGAAGATTCCTATCGGGTGATCGATGGATTCCTTCTACAGGAGTGCCCTACAACTCCGGTTTATTCACACTCCTTTCGAACGTGACTACTAAGTCTCAGGGTAGGATTTGATGAGAGCTTGTAACGTTTTCTTTTTCGTCTTCCTTCTCTGTGTGTGAACGACTACTAAGTTTGAAGATAAACTCACCATCCTCCATTATCAAAAGACAAATAGAAAGAAACTATAAAGATCATATATTGAATAGAAAGCATTGGAATGTGATCATTTTCCTTTTGAGATCCATGTAGGTACATACAATATTCCCTATGAAATTTTCACGTTCATGGATTGATCTTTAATTTGTTATGGCCTTACATGAAATCATAGAAACCACCCCTTACTGGCCTTGTGCTCATCACCCTTGATACCGCACCTATTACATCctcaattaatattttaaaaccatggtcATGGCGCGATGGATCACGAtcaagaaaaaccaaaggaaTTTGGTATAGATCATGTTGATCTTAAGATCATaaagaaaacatatattttttgtgaTGTCCCAAATTATAAGAAAAGTTTATGATATATGAGCAGCGACTCAACTAATGATATGCGGTAGTGCATCAATGTTGTGTCTCGCATAGTTCAAACTTAGCCTTCAACTAAAGAAATGCTAAGTTTGACAACTCATGGATCATATTGGCTATGGCAAAGACATCGAATGTCAACGTAAGAGGTTGAACTGATTTGCCATGTCACCTCCAAGAAGTTCCAAAGATGACATTCTAAAGCCATGAGGTTAGTAGCCTTACGCAAATAATATCAACATGAATTGTCACATTTTTCATCTAACAAGATTACTATATGATAGGGTGCAATAATGAAGGTTTTAAACTTGAGGATGGGTCACCCTAATGATGATTATTATGATAGACTGATAGGGTATGATGTTGGATTCCACAACGGATTTGACTTATCTTTATTGGACaccaattgattttcaaatgagatGATCAAATCTTGATTCATAAATATCATGAATCAAGGGTTATGGATTTGTGTCATGGGAGTATCATATATGTTAGGATGTAATAACACCGCTTTTAAACCTAAGACTGCGTCATTCAAACTCTTAGAACATGCTTATGAGATGTGATTTCAAATACTATAAAACGTTTAATACATCCTCATTGGACCTATTGGTTTTTAGATAAGATGTTCAAAACCTGATCCAAGAATATGAGATCATTGTATCATAAATGTTGCAGATAGATTGAATCAATGTAACATTATAATGCCACAAATGTTTAAAGcaattaattatatatgaaaagctAAATAATTGAACCAATTTGGATGTGGTTGAGGTTGATGTTGTTGGTAGAATTTCCCCATCTTCCATCTTTTCAAGTAAGGTAAATATTCTTTACTTCAATtagttatatttgtttttattgcaCCCAGTTGCTCTACTATTAATATTCTTGATGGCTTTTCCTCTCTCAATCTCAACCTAGATAACTAATTGATgtaatgattagataaatagatgtaaaattttattattattattattattattattttagtttatttttaccttatttCATAACTCACTTAGAACGTGTTTGCatgtgattttaagaaatgtttttaatttttttaatattaaaattttttatcttttaaaaattaaaaaaactaaaaacacttcttaaaatgaTTGCCAAACGCCTCTTAGCTTGGTTAATTCCATCTATATGATCAAATCCAAAGTTTTTACTTTTACTCATTTAAAATTAACTCAATTTTAAAccaaatttgaaagcaatactTGAATTAAGCTTGGGTTAGGCAACATGTTGAAGCGAACCATCAAAACGACGACGTTTCAAATCTCGATTCCAGTATAGGGATCCCAGTTTTGGATGAGAGCCTCACAGCGCAGCTCAAACGCTCCCGTTTTCTATGGCGGCATCGACGTCGTCCTCGTCCTCTGACTCATCCAGCCGGGACCACCGTCGCCGGCGTCTTCATCGCCGAGAAAAAGATGACGCCCTCAAGATCCGCAAGAAGAGTCGCTCTCACACGAAGCGTCGCCGTCGGCACTCCGATTCTTCATCCTCCTCCTCCATCGATTATTCCAGGTCCTTCAAGAAACCTTGAAATATTCATTTCGttaatttttatgtgtttttctATCAATCTGTGATGTACGGGTCTTTGTTATTTCTTCGATTCTCTttgaggtttttgtttttttgttttacggATTGATGCTccgtttggtttctgagaaaatttgtggaagaaaaagaaagagaaagagaaagagaattgGATTCGAATTTTCAATGTTGGGTTTTTCTATTATTCGTAGGATCCTCCAAAGCcccaattttctgttttttttttttttttttgctcatcTATGTTCCTTGTGTTTGGTGTGCATGATTATATAAAATTCGTGCTATAATTTGAATATTCTTGTgatgtttcttaaaattaatgCCTGTTTGTGTTGCAAGAAAACGtggaaaaagtaaagaaattaaAGTTAGAATCTTGCATTGTATGTTGTGTTGATGGAGCCAAACAATCATGCACTCTAACCGGGCTACATAATTTCTGAGATCATTTTAGGATTATGTAGAAGGTTCTCCTTCGAttagatatagatatatatatatatatattcatgattTGAGCTGAATTTAAGCTGGAATATAAACCAAACTCTGGCAAGCCTGCCTTTGACACCCATATATTTTGTTGGATTGGTTCATGCACAACCCATTTGTGTGTTTGATAGTGCAATTGCCGAGATAATTTCAATCTTATGAAGACATTTTTTTTGCATTAATGGTTTCAGTTGTATTGTTGATTAGTTTAATTAGATCAAGATTcagatttattatttaaatttgagaCTTAATGATGAGTTGCTTGGTAGTATTGGTGGACCACTATTGCTTAATGGTTCCTGAAAGAATCATTCTTTGAAACTTTTCCTTCTTCATGATTGATGGTTTAATATAAACTGGGAGTTGGATGCTTATTTCCTCTGCCcaatttatttgttcttttgggATTTGGGTTTTATCCTTATGGGTTTTGCATGACCGTACAGATCAAGTTTTATCTTTCTAGTTTGGGACTTAATGGTTGTTATATCTCATGAGATTCATGCTTATATGAGTGTGTGCCTATTTGGTTATGCCTTCAAcataatttaagaaatttaattgtGTGATGGTCATTTCAAGCTCGTAAATGTTATTGTCTGAAAATCTGGGTGTTTATGGCACTAGCTTTTGA
Above is a genomic segment from Vitis riparia cultivar Riparia Gloire de Montpellier isolate 1030 chromosome 14, EGFV_Vit.rip_1.0, whole genome shotgun sequence containing:
- the LOC117930353 gene encoding putative pectinesterase/pectinesterase inhibitor 22; translated protein: MAFAYSANFFLILILLPSLEALSHGTSFNAQNQTLEPLPHASSFNAQNQTLEPLPHASSSKDQNQTLQALIIQACAKVENYSSCVSSIHNELESMGPRSPSSILTAALKTTLNEARIAVQMVTRFNALSSSYREQIAIEDCKELLDFSVSELAWSLLEMKSIRAGSTNVQSEGNLKAWLSAALSNQDTCLEGFEGTDRRIESFIRGSLKQVTQLISNVLAMYVQLHSLPFKPPRNSTEKSPSQDFPKWMTDGDKDLLLAHPNQMGVDTTVSLDGSGHYRSIAQAIYEAPSYSNRRYIIYVKKGVYRENIDMKKKKTKIMIVGDGIGATVVTGNRNFMQGWTTFRTATVAVSGKGFIARDITFRNTAGPKNFQGVALRVDSDQSAFYRCSMEGYQDTLYAHSLRQFYRECDIHGTIDFIFGNGAAVLQNCKIFTRKPLPLQKVTITAQGRKSPDQSTGFSIQDSYVYATQPTYLGRPWKQYSRTVFLNTYMSSLVQPRGWLEWNGNFALGTLYYGEYRNYGPGALLSGRVQWPGYHKIQDASVANFFTVGRFIDGLSWLPSTGVRFSAGLKN
- the LOC117930065 gene encoding putative pectinesterase/pectinesterase inhibitor 28, which encodes MAQNYYNNDRGKKKKLAIIGFSSIFLVAMVIAVIASVNSSSNDSGNAQKQEISSSMKAIQAICQPTDYKDACVNSLTSKAGNTTDPKDLVQAAFASAMEQLSAAAKNSTLLQELNKDPRASQALQNCEDLVNYAIDDLKKSFNQVGDFDYSKMDNIIADIKIWLSAVITYQETCLDGFENTTGDAGEKMRQILKTSMELSSNGLAIVGEVSSILSNLQLANLNRRLLSDDPADPDNHIDDEFPYWSHSEGRKLLQANVSELKPNLTVAKDGSGDFKTINEAIRQLPKFSNQTFILYIKKGIYEEQVQINKTFTNLMMVGDGPTKTKITGSLNFVDGTPTFKTATVAVLGDGFIAKGIGFENSAGAAKHQAVALRVQSDRSIFYNCQMDGYQDTLYTHTKRQFYRDCTISGTIDFIFGDAAVIFQNCTFVVRKPLDNQQCIVTAQGRKERRQPSAIIIQNSTFTADPQYYPYRNELKSYLGRPWKEFSRTIIMESYIEDLIQPSGWLPWAGDFALRTCFYTEFRNRGPGAKTHDRVKWRGIKTIKPSHAIDFAPGRFLSGDRWIPSTGVPYNSGLFTLLSNVTTKSQGRI